The genomic segment ATGGTTTCCATCACCCCAGGGGAATTTCTGGAAGGAGTCATATCAATGTGTTATTACATCTTGTGGTGAAAATAATTAGAAGTTGTTGCAGATAGGCTTTTGATAAGTTTCCACTAGACTCACCTTGGTACGGATACGCAGGTGAGGATATGGCACAAACTCCGGCTGTGCGTGTGAGCTCTCTTGCATCTTCATGTAAGCGTTAACCATGCAGACGCCAACACCAGGAAGGGCCAAAACAAAAGTCAGTATCTTCCAGGTTCTTGCtgttgaaaaaacaacaaatacattCATGACTGCAACAAGGAGACAAAGGGTTGTGAGggtttgttgtttctttaatgCTTAGTTCCTGAGTATTTGCCAGGGGTATGGATATGCAGGCTGGCTGCCAGTTCCGCAGCAATATCAGTTAATATTTAACAGAAGAATCAGACTGTGTATTTTAGTGGCGATTTTGCAAGCGAGTGCTTTAATCTGGAGGCTTTTAAATAATCTGGCTGTATTTGGTTCAGAAGGTCAGTAAAGACGCTTTCACCTCCTCCCTCATGGCTTGACTGTGACGCTGCAACAAGCACCCGACGAGCGGCCAAGGTGGCTGAAGACAGAGACATCTGCAGAACAGTAGTATAATTAAGAAAGTTTTACAAGAGTTAAGGATGTTGATATGTACAGCTTTCTCTATTGTACACATATACCTGCTGACTATGATAAAGTTAAgctttaatgtaatttcatgTCTTTATGAGCTCAGCATTAGGTCACAAACAATCACAGAGATTGCAAATTAATAACACTGCAAATGttaaagattaattttaaagttatttacatatttttttactaGAAAACTGTCCTTCAAGAAAGCAAACTGTCTAAAATAAACAACGTAGAGGACTAGGATTGAGCCTACTAGGGCCTACTAGTGTTACAGTATGGTGAGAAAGGTGTTAGCTCTGTACCAGTGAGATTATGGCAAAAAATGTGGCAAAAACTTACTTTTTCAGGCAAATAATGCTCAGTGAGTTTTAATATCTGCTTTGTTGTCCTCTTATTTATTCCAACAAATCCTCCTTGCTGTGTGTTTGTCCTTCAGTCCGTCCTAAGTTGAACTCACTGTGTCAGACTCCTCCCCATTACAATCTGTCATTGGGCCAAGAAACTTAGTTTATATTTGGGCAAGTGCAAATGCAGGCTGATGCGTGACATCAGGAATGAGGGAGGAGGTGCTGTGGAGGGCAAACTGGAtggattttaaagaaatgagaaaaagaggTGGAAATTCACATTATTTcacattaattgttttaatggaTTAATGTTATTAATGGTCAGTTTCCAGCAGAGAATAAATGACCACTCACATCACAAAGTTGCATATTTTAGCCACTGATGCCTTGTCTTTTTGAaaacatataaatgaaaataaatatttttttctaacaacATATCCACATTCTTGTTGAGTGATATGAAGAAAGcttgatgaagttcaaactgaacatcagaatgaggaagaaagtggatttaagtgactttgaacgtgacatagttgttggtctgagtatttcagaaactgctgatctattAGGATTTCCACACAcgaccatctccagggtttacatagaatggtctgaaaaagagaaaatatccagtaagcagcagttgtcaGGACCAGAAttttttgttgatgtcagaggtcagaggagaatgggcagactggttggagatgatagaaagacagcagaaaagtcaaataagcactggttccaaccaaagtctgcagaatagcatctctgaacacacaacacgtccagccttgaagcagatgggctacagcagcagaagaccacaccgggtgcctcctgtcagctaagaacaggaaactgaaattcacacacactcaccaacactggacaacagaagatggaaaaacgttgctggtctgatgagtctccgtttcagctccacattcagatgtcaGCTCAAAAcgtgctggaaacatcatgaaaacatgaatccatCCTGGCTTGTGTCTACCCTTCAGGCTGGTGGTGGTGTATTGGTGTGTAATGACCACTTTGGCCCCCTTAGTatcaacgtggcctggtttaaccaccacagcttACTtaagtattgttgctgaccatgtccatccctttatgaccagtgttattatttatttatttgagaagtggaaaaatggataaaataccATGACCATGAGTCTCTCTTCTAAAAGCCAGATATTCTGTATGTGGATGCATTAAAATTCACTTGTTTGGCAAAAACTCAAAGATCACTAAGAGACAGGACAAGGACATCTTGTTAACaatgttgtgtgtaaatattctGCCGTGGGGCTGTGTGGCAGTCAGTGGGACAGGAATTCTGCACTGATAGAAGTGAACAATGAAGTGAGCTGTCCACCAGATGGGGTAATGTTGCTGTCAGTGCATAATTCCTCTGAAACTTTCCTTTAGGACTTTGCTCACTCAGCTATACAGATTCTCCTCCACACAGTTGCTCCTTGTCCTGCTGCAGTGACGGTTTGGTATTTAAAAGAAACGTTCTAGCACTttcaaaagcataaaaaaaatattattatttttattttactgttttcatgATCTTTATCCACACAAAAATGCACTTGTTAGACTTATTCTGCCCCCCTTGAGTGTCACTTTTCACACAGGACTTTGTCATCTCCGTCTGGACAGCTTCAAGCAGCAGTGCAGACGGTACAGAGAGCCAGCAGTGATGTCAGTCAGGCATGCAAGCAGCCCGTCTAAACGTCTAGctcttgtgtttttgtgagCAGAGGCAAACACCATCTCAGTCTGAGGACATGATGCACTAACAGATACAAAGATGTTTGCATGTGCTGCTGGACCTCAGGAaacataaattcaaataaacTCTAAATAAGTTAATTAACTTATAGCTTCATTGCTAAATAGACTTTTGTGAATATTTACATGcaaatttaaagttttacttaGATATATGGGATATGTGTTTCCCAATCCACCTGATTCTACAGCATTGCAATATTTGAATTCAAGGATGGAAACTAATCTTTTTATTGGTTCAACACTATGATTGTGGATGAACAGCAGCCGGACAaatgccagtttttttttatacagacaCAGCTTATATTCTTCATATAATGAATAATGACTTTGTAGATGATTTAACTTTTCCTTTGCTTTGTCTCAGCTGCATAAAGCATAACCATGTCAGTATTGTCATTACATGTGAGTACTTTCTTTTTGCAAAATGATTGACAACCACACAGAGAATGAACCCATTCAAAAAGTCTTCAGTTTTTCAGATGGGAATGAcgtttatacacacacacaacagcagGAGGAAATGCTGCAGACTCAACACAGCAAAGTGCACAAGAGAGAATGAGTAAACTCTACTTCAACACATCTAACTTCGTTAGAATAATGCAATAAAATCATCTTCCAATTTGAGTGAATTgttttattgataaaaaaaaaaaggtttgcaaACTGAATTGAGGTACTTTTAACCTTCACAACATCCCTTCACACCTGCACAGTCTGTACATTTTTCATGCCAGGAGAAAGACAACTGTTGATTGTGTGTGATGCAGTAAGTGTGTGTGAGGTTGGCCTGAGGCGACGGCAGTCTCAGCCAGTCTGAGAAGCCCAGACCTGTCTCCCCCTCATAAAGCCAAAGCTTTCTTTATTTGTGGGCACTTCAGAGTGGCTCACATCTTAGCTCTTTATTGAATCTACAGCGTCATGGCAACCATTTCTCTGATGTTTGTTATGCAAACTCTCTCAGGATGTTTTAGGTAGGAATagaaacttgaacttgaaccaTTCATAACTACAGCAGGATATTTGGTGTCACATGCAAAGTTTCTCTAGTGAAACTTCAGGATACTGTCCATCACACATGCAAGTACTGTGCAGACGGAGTAAATGAAGGGCCTACAGTGTCATCCTTTAGATGTTTACTAACTGTCTGACAGAGACACGTACTATAAGTGCTGCTCCCAAGTTTTACACTATGTGACTTGTTTCaggtatattttttaattttcagttcAACATGTAAGTGGAAATGTTGAGTGCCGCTGACATTCGGCTGCCAGCCTTGAAAACATAATCAGTGGAAACTCCCACCTACCAACTTggtctttaaaataaagaatgcACATCTTGTGAATTCATCTGTCgatatatttgtttaatttaattaactttttctcACAC from the Melanotaenia boesemani isolate fMelBoe1 chromosome 2, fMelBoe1.pri, whole genome shotgun sequence genome contains:
- the LOC121629825 gene encoding cytochrome c oxidase subunit 6A, mitochondrial; the encoded protein is MSLSSATLAARRVLVAASQSSHEGGARTWKILTFVLALPGVGVCMVNAYMKMQESSHAQPEFVPYPHLRIRTKKFPWGDGNHTLFHNSHTNALPDGYESSNH